DNA from Stenotrophomonas acidaminiphila:
GCCGTTGAGCAGGGCCACGCGCAGTTCCTTCCACAGCAGCGCCTTCACGTTGGAGGCGCCGACCTGGCCCAGCGCCAGGCCGCGCACCATCAGCGCCAGCACCTGGGTGCCGGCGTTGCCGCCGAGGCCGGCGACCATCGGCATCAGCACGGCCAGCGCCACCAGCTTGTCGATGGTGCCTTCGAACTGGCCGACCACGTTGGCGGCGACGAACGCGGTGCACAGGTTGACGAACAGCCACACCAGGCGCCGCCGCATGGCGCGCCAGACCGGGCTGAACAGGTCCTCGTCCTCGTCCAGGCCGGCGGCGCCCAGCGCCTGGTGTTCGGCCTGGGCGCGGATGATGTCCACCACGTCGTCGATGGTGATGCGCCCGATCAGGATGTTGTTGTCGTCCACCACCGGCGCCGACACCCAGTCGTGGTCGGAGAATTGCCGCGCGACCTCGTCGGCGCTCTCGCCCACGTCGATCGCCGGCTGCTCGTCGTCCACCAGGCGGTTGATCGGGGTGCTGTCCTCGTGGGTAACCAGCGAGGCCAGCGACACCCGGCCCAGGTACTGGTGGCGGCGGCTGACCACGTACAGGTAGTCGGTGTGGTCGGGCAGTTCGCCGCGCAGGCGCAGGTAGCGCAGCACCACGTCGATGTTGACGTCGGCGCGCACGGTGACCACGTCCGGGTTCATCAGGCGCCCGGCGGTGTCCTCCGGATAGGACAGCACCTGCTCCAGCCGCTCGCGGTTCTCCCGGTCCATCGACTTGAGCACTTCGTCGATGACCGTATCCGGCAGGTCCT
Protein-coding regions in this window:
- a CDS encoding magnesium transporter, giving the protein MAEAVRHDKTARQLRMLSDALDSGRLGPVRRLVNTLAPAEIGNLLESLPPGKREVVWGLVDQEDDGEVLVHVGEEVRESLLADMDPDEIIAAVEDLDIDDLADLVEDLPDTVIDEVLKSMDRENRERLEQVLSYPEDTAGRLMNPDVVTVRADVNIDVVLRYLRLRGELPDHTDYLYVVSRRHQYLGRVSLASLVTHEDSTPINRLVDDEQPAIDVGESADEVARQFSDHDWVSAPVVDDNNILIGRITIDDVVDIIRAQAEHQALGAAGLDEDEDLFSPVWRAMRRRLVWLFVNLCTAFVAANVVGQFEGTIDKLVALAVLMPMVAGLGGNAGTQVLALMVRGLALGQVGASNVKALLWKELRVALLNGLLMGAVLGLIVLVWFHNPGLSLVIFIALTCNLLLAASAGVLIPMTLKRLGFDPALASGIFLTAITDSMGFFTFLGLATLVLLR